In a single window of the Gossypium hirsutum isolate 1008001.06 chromosome D02, Gossypium_hirsutum_v2.1, whole genome shotgun sequence genome:
- the LOC107910743 gene encoding phosphatidate phosphatase PAH2 isoform X2 yields the protein MYAVGRLGSYISRGVYSVSAPFHPFGGAVDIIVVEQPDGSFKSSPWYVRFGKFQGILKTREKVVTICVNGIEANFHMFLDHTGEAYFLREVDGDEEESEAVSFPFPSGYETDEPSSAYRRPLKSKSCNFGGDKLNSMDQIDVNNMKIVARTTSQQSEIFGHVFGLGSEKEDDYREDGGGVMRLESLERAEIAAGLLEMKWSTNIVSDSSNGNASPFSSTNDALDDKEFEEDTQVSDEQSQLQSSVNDKEENSIGHQILIGESDFCKTSSLSEGFMEEKSEIIANNSGTVDGNSVGNSDLQCQYKLEACKDEQFDGELADDERSVNKETVSDRLQSFVPESSVRTSDGSSEQTHETLCLSDEGNGEVHVHAETLVRTTELVPEVNSHPMSSVLPSESSEDEQFVFSDLAEFKHHEPDCINKDHPSICTESEEVNGLCNVNSESLDSDKFVEESPAANMENSIERSGIISDPISIFGNHGVVGEKDGLQVESLPIMQSPTAKLDSSNNCPVSHSLDSTSETIRWTSIRKDDSNEIRSDADEEQQSAHESSSREESETSGKLKNIIRSSAVEISFCKHLLYEGMGAEAARQAFDAEKLDNKKFSSLGETVVKNDRLVVRIDGHYFPWDAAAPILLGMVTFGSEKIIEPTGMIPIDRLEKSVEGGPSKAIVTQSRKWRLWPFSLKRSRSRKAAQPGAADTGGSDIGNAADDSVASDDDENFLTPKPVKKMIRAITPTSEQLASLNLKDGMNQITFTFSTAMLGKQQVDARIYLWHWNTHVVISDVDGTITKSDVLGQFMPLVGMDWSQTGVAHLFSAIKENGYQLLFLSARAISQAYLTRQFLANLKQDGKALPDGPIVISPDGLFPSLYREVIRRAPHEFKIACLEEIKALFPSDCNPFYAGFGNRDTDEISYLKVGIPRGKIFIINPKGEVVVNRRVDTKSYSSLHALVHGMFPPMASHEQDMYWIRVLQQKHEELEQHSHLLLVSYRLKYKVLLNSFLGVAYRFFFFALLLYLY from the exons ATGTACGCGGTGGGGAGACTAGGCAGCTATATCTCTCGTGGTGTATATTCTGTTTCAGCTCCATTTCATCCTTTTGGTGGTGCAGTAGATATAATAGTAGTGGAACAACCCGATGGGAGCTTCAAATCATCCCCTTGGTATGTTCGATTTGGTAAATTTCAAGGGATTTTAAAGACAAGGGAGAAGGTGGTTACCATCTGTGTTAATGGCATCGAAGCCAATTTCCACATGTTTCTTGATCATACAGGGGAAGCATACTTTCTCAGGGAGGTTGATGGTGACGAAGAGGAATCTGAAGCTGTTTCATTTCCTTTTCCTTCAGGATATGAAACAGATGAACCTTCCTCTGCTTATAGGAGGCCACTGAAGTCCAAAAGTTGCAACTTCGGTGGTGATAAGTTGAATTCCATGGATCAAATTGATGTGAACAACATGAAAATTGTTGCCAGGACGACTTCCCAACAATCAGAGATATTTGGTCATGTTTTCGGACTGGGATCAGAAAAGGAGGATGATTACAGGGAGGATGGCGGTGGTGTAATGAGATTGGAATCATTGGAGCGTGCTGAGATTGCTGCTGGCCTGTTGGAGATGAAGTGGTCCACTAATATCGTCTCTGACAGTTCAAATGGCAATGCTTCCCCATTTTCTTCTACAAATGATGCACTGGATGATAAAGAGTTTGAAGAAGATACACAGGTTAGTGATGAACAAAGCCAACTTCAATCTTCTGTGAATGATAAGGAGGAAAATAGTATAGGTCATCAGATATTAATAGGGGAATCTGACTTCTGCAAAACCtcttcactaagtgaaggttttATGGAAGAAAAATCCGAAATAATAGCCAATAATTCAGGAACTGTAGATGGTAATAGTGTTGGGAACTCTGATCTGCAATGTCAATATAAGCTTGAAGCATGTAAGGACGAGCAGTTTGATGGAGAACTGGCTGATGATGAAAGGAGTGTCAATAAGGAGACTGTTTCAGACAGGCTTCAGTCTTTTGTTCCAGAGAGCTCGGTTAGAACATCGGATGGTTCCAGTGAACAAACTCATGAAACACTGTGCCTTTCTGATGAAGGAAATGGGGAAGTACACGTTCATGCTGAAACACTGGTAAGAACAACTGAGCTAGTACCAGAGGTGAACTCTCATCCAATGAGCAGTGTTCTACCATCAGAGAGTTCTGAAGATGAACAATTCGTTTTCAGCGACCTTGCAGAATTCAAACACCATGAACCAGATTGCATAAATAAAGATCATCCTTCAATTTGTACCGAAAGTGAAGAAGTAAATGGTTTGTGTAATGTGAATAGTGAGTCATTAGATTCTGACAAGTTTGTTGAGGAGAGTCCAGCAGCTAATATGGAGAATTCCATAGAAAGGTCAGGGATTATCTCTGATCCTATTAGTATTTTTGGAAATCATGGAGTAGTTGGTGAAAAAGATGGGTTGCAAGTGGAATCACTTCCTATTATGCAGTCTCCTACTGCCAAACTTGATTCAAGTAACAACTGCCCAGTAAGCCATTCTTTAGACTCGACTTCTGAAACCATTAGGTGGACATCGATCAGGAAGGATGATTCAAACGAGATAAGGTCCGATGCAGATGAGGAACAGCAATCGGCACATGAAAGCTCTAGTAGAGAGGAGAGTGAGACTTCGGGGAAGCTGAAAAATATTATTCGCAGTTCTGCTGTTG AGATATCTTTTTGCAAGCACTTGTTATATGAAGGGATGGGTGCTGAAGCAGCTCGTCAAGCTTTTGATGCTGAAAAACTGGATAACAAGAAATTTAGTTCTTTAGGTGAAACTGTTGTAAAGAATGATAGGCTTGTTGTTCGAATTGATGGCCATTACTTTCCATGGGATGCAGCAGCACCTATTCTTTTAGGAATGGTTACATTTGGAAGTGAAAAAATAATTGAACCCACAGGCATGATACCTATTGACAGACTGGAGAAATCCGTTGAAGGGGGTCCATCAAAAGCCATAGTCACCCAGAGTAGAAAGTGGAGGCTTTGGCCTTTTTCTTTGAAAAGATCAAGATCTAGGAAGGCTGCGCAGCCGGGTGCAGCAGATACCGGAGGCTCAGATATTGGGAATGCTGCTGATGATTCTGTTGCTAGTGATGATGATGAGAATTTTCTTACACCCAAGCCAGTGAAGAAGATGATCAGGGCAATCACCCCAACCTCTGAACAACTAGCATCATTGAATCTAAAAGATGGAATGAATCAGATAACCTTTACATTTTCGACTGCTATGTTAGGGAAACAGCAG GTTGATGCCAGAATCTATTTGTGGCACTGGAACACTCATGTAGTAATCTCAGATGTTGATGGGACAATTACAAA ATCAGATGTCCTAGGCCAGTTCATGCCGTTGGTTGGGATGGATTGGTCACAAACAGGTGTTGCACATTTATTTTCAGCTATTAAG GAAAATGGGTATCAGTTGCTTTTCCTTAGTGCACGTGCTATATCGCAGGCATATCTCACTAGACAATTTTTAGCGAATCTTAAGCAG GATGGTAAGGCATTACCAGATGGGCCGATTGTTATTTCTCCTGATGGCCTTTTTCCATCCCTGTATAGAGAAG TTATTAGAAGAGCTCCTCATGAGTTCAAGATTGCATGCTTAGAG GAAATAAAGGCGTTGTTTCCATCTGATTGCAACCCATTCTATGCTGGTTTTGGGAATAGAGACACCGATGAAATTAGCTATCTTAAGGTTGGAATCCCGAGAGGAAAAATCTTCATTATTAATCCAAAG GGTGAGGTTGTTGTGAACCGCCGTGTTGACACAAAATCTTATAGTTCTCTTCACGCTCTTGTGCATGGCATGTTTCCACCAATGGCTTCTCATGAGCAG GACATGTACTGGATAAGGGTACTTCAACAAAAACATGAAGAGTTGGAGCAACATAGTCACCTTCTCCTAGTATCATATCGTCTGAAATATAAAGTGTTGCTTAATTCTTTTCTTGGGGTGGCTTaccgtttttttttttttgctctgcTTCTTTATTTGTATTGA
- the LOC107910743 gene encoding phosphatidate phosphatase PAH2 isoform X1, whose translation MYAVGRLGSYISRGVYSVSAPFHPFGGAVDIIVVEQPDGSFKSSPWYVRFGKFQGILKTREKVVTICVNGIEANFHMFLDHTGEAYFLREVDGDEEESEAVSFPFPSGYETDEPSSAYRRPLKSKSCNFGGDKLNSMDQIDVNNMKIVARTTSQQSEIFGHVFGLGSEKEDDYREDGGGVMRLESLERAEIAAGLLEMKWSTNIVSDSSNGNASPFSSTNDALDDKEFEEDTQVSDEQSQLQSSVNDKEENSIGHQILIGESDFCKTSSLSEGFMEEKSEIIANNSGTVDGNSVGNSDLQCQYKLEACKDEQFDGELADDERSVNKETVSDRLQSFVPESSVRTSDGSSEQTHETLCLSDEGNGEVHVHAETLVRTTELVPEVNSHPMSSVLPSESSEDEQFVFSDLAEFKHHEPDCINKDHPSICTESEEVNGLCNVNSESLDSDKFVEESPAANMENSIERSGIISDPISIFGNHGVVGEKDGLQVESLPIMQSPTAKLDSSNNCPVSHSLDSTSETIRWTSIRKDDSNEIRSDADEEQQSAHESSSREESETSGKLKNIIRSSAVEISFCKHLLYEGMGAEAARQAFDAEKLDNKKFSSLGETVVKNDRLVVRIDGHYFPWDAAAPILLGMVTFGSEKIIEPTGMIPIDRLEKSVEGGPSKAIVTQSRKWRLWPFSLKRSRSRKAAQPGAADTGGSDIGNAADDSVASDDDENFLTPKPVKKMIRAITPTSEQLASLNLKDGMNQITFTFSTAMLGKQQVLFVGFLLEVDARIYLWHWNTHVVISDVDGTITKSDVLGQFMPLVGMDWSQTGVAHLFSAIKENGYQLLFLSARAISQAYLTRQFLANLKQDGKALPDGPIVISPDGLFPSLYREVIRRAPHEFKIACLEEIKALFPSDCNPFYAGFGNRDTDEISYLKVGIPRGKIFIINPKGEVVVNRRVDTKSYSSLHALVHGMFPPMASHEQDMYWIRVLQQKHEELEQHSHLLLVSYRLKYKVLLNSFLGVAYRFFFFALLLYLY comes from the exons ATGTACGCGGTGGGGAGACTAGGCAGCTATATCTCTCGTGGTGTATATTCTGTTTCAGCTCCATTTCATCCTTTTGGTGGTGCAGTAGATATAATAGTAGTGGAACAACCCGATGGGAGCTTCAAATCATCCCCTTGGTATGTTCGATTTGGTAAATTTCAAGGGATTTTAAAGACAAGGGAGAAGGTGGTTACCATCTGTGTTAATGGCATCGAAGCCAATTTCCACATGTTTCTTGATCATACAGGGGAAGCATACTTTCTCAGGGAGGTTGATGGTGACGAAGAGGAATCTGAAGCTGTTTCATTTCCTTTTCCTTCAGGATATGAAACAGATGAACCTTCCTCTGCTTATAGGAGGCCACTGAAGTCCAAAAGTTGCAACTTCGGTGGTGATAAGTTGAATTCCATGGATCAAATTGATGTGAACAACATGAAAATTGTTGCCAGGACGACTTCCCAACAATCAGAGATATTTGGTCATGTTTTCGGACTGGGATCAGAAAAGGAGGATGATTACAGGGAGGATGGCGGTGGTGTAATGAGATTGGAATCATTGGAGCGTGCTGAGATTGCTGCTGGCCTGTTGGAGATGAAGTGGTCCACTAATATCGTCTCTGACAGTTCAAATGGCAATGCTTCCCCATTTTCTTCTACAAATGATGCACTGGATGATAAAGAGTTTGAAGAAGATACACAGGTTAGTGATGAACAAAGCCAACTTCAATCTTCTGTGAATGATAAGGAGGAAAATAGTATAGGTCATCAGATATTAATAGGGGAATCTGACTTCTGCAAAACCtcttcactaagtgaaggttttATGGAAGAAAAATCCGAAATAATAGCCAATAATTCAGGAACTGTAGATGGTAATAGTGTTGGGAACTCTGATCTGCAATGTCAATATAAGCTTGAAGCATGTAAGGACGAGCAGTTTGATGGAGAACTGGCTGATGATGAAAGGAGTGTCAATAAGGAGACTGTTTCAGACAGGCTTCAGTCTTTTGTTCCAGAGAGCTCGGTTAGAACATCGGATGGTTCCAGTGAACAAACTCATGAAACACTGTGCCTTTCTGATGAAGGAAATGGGGAAGTACACGTTCATGCTGAAACACTGGTAAGAACAACTGAGCTAGTACCAGAGGTGAACTCTCATCCAATGAGCAGTGTTCTACCATCAGAGAGTTCTGAAGATGAACAATTCGTTTTCAGCGACCTTGCAGAATTCAAACACCATGAACCAGATTGCATAAATAAAGATCATCCTTCAATTTGTACCGAAAGTGAAGAAGTAAATGGTTTGTGTAATGTGAATAGTGAGTCATTAGATTCTGACAAGTTTGTTGAGGAGAGTCCAGCAGCTAATATGGAGAATTCCATAGAAAGGTCAGGGATTATCTCTGATCCTATTAGTATTTTTGGAAATCATGGAGTAGTTGGTGAAAAAGATGGGTTGCAAGTGGAATCACTTCCTATTATGCAGTCTCCTACTGCCAAACTTGATTCAAGTAACAACTGCCCAGTAAGCCATTCTTTAGACTCGACTTCTGAAACCATTAGGTGGACATCGATCAGGAAGGATGATTCAAACGAGATAAGGTCCGATGCAGATGAGGAACAGCAATCGGCACATGAAAGCTCTAGTAGAGAGGAGAGTGAGACTTCGGGGAAGCTGAAAAATATTATTCGCAGTTCTGCTGTTG AGATATCTTTTTGCAAGCACTTGTTATATGAAGGGATGGGTGCTGAAGCAGCTCGTCAAGCTTTTGATGCTGAAAAACTGGATAACAAGAAATTTAGTTCTTTAGGTGAAACTGTTGTAAAGAATGATAGGCTTGTTGTTCGAATTGATGGCCATTACTTTCCATGGGATGCAGCAGCACCTATTCTTTTAGGAATGGTTACATTTGGAAGTGAAAAAATAATTGAACCCACAGGCATGATACCTATTGACAGACTGGAGAAATCCGTTGAAGGGGGTCCATCAAAAGCCATAGTCACCCAGAGTAGAAAGTGGAGGCTTTGGCCTTTTTCTTTGAAAAGATCAAGATCTAGGAAGGCTGCGCAGCCGGGTGCAGCAGATACCGGAGGCTCAGATATTGGGAATGCTGCTGATGATTCTGTTGCTAGTGATGATGATGAGAATTTTCTTACACCCAAGCCAGTGAAGAAGATGATCAGGGCAATCACCCCAACCTCTGAACAACTAGCATCATTGAATCTAAAAGATGGAATGAATCAGATAACCTTTACATTTTCGACTGCTATGTTAGGGAAACAGCAGGTTCTTTTTGTTGGATTCTTACTTGAA GTTGATGCCAGAATCTATTTGTGGCACTGGAACACTCATGTAGTAATCTCAGATGTTGATGGGACAATTACAAA ATCAGATGTCCTAGGCCAGTTCATGCCGTTGGTTGGGATGGATTGGTCACAAACAGGTGTTGCACATTTATTTTCAGCTATTAAG GAAAATGGGTATCAGTTGCTTTTCCTTAGTGCACGTGCTATATCGCAGGCATATCTCACTAGACAATTTTTAGCGAATCTTAAGCAG GATGGTAAGGCATTACCAGATGGGCCGATTGTTATTTCTCCTGATGGCCTTTTTCCATCCCTGTATAGAGAAG TTATTAGAAGAGCTCCTCATGAGTTCAAGATTGCATGCTTAGAG GAAATAAAGGCGTTGTTTCCATCTGATTGCAACCCATTCTATGCTGGTTTTGGGAATAGAGACACCGATGAAATTAGCTATCTTAAGGTTGGAATCCCGAGAGGAAAAATCTTCATTATTAATCCAAAG GGTGAGGTTGTTGTGAACCGCCGTGTTGACACAAAATCTTATAGTTCTCTTCACGCTCTTGTGCATGGCATGTTTCCACCAATGGCTTCTCATGAGCAG GACATGTACTGGATAAGGGTACTTCAACAAAAACATGAAGAGTTGGAGCAACATAGTCACCTTCTCCTAGTATCATATCGTCTGAAATATAAAGTGTTGCTTAATTCTTTTCTTGGGGTGGCTTaccgtttttttttttttgctctgcTTCTTTATTTGTATTGA
- the LOC107910743 gene encoding phosphatidate phosphatase PAH2 isoform X6 codes for MYAVGRLGSYISRGVYSVSAPFHPFGGAVDIIVVEQPDGSFKSSPWYVRFGKFQGILKTREKVVTICVNGIEANFHMFLDHTGEAYFLREVDGDEEESEAVSFPFPSGYETDEPSSAYRRPLKSKSCNFGGDKLNSMDQIDVNNMKIVARTTSQQSEIFGHVFGLGSEKEDDYREDGGGVMRLESLERAEIAAGLLEMKWSTNIVSDSSNGNASPFSSTNDALDDKEFEEDTQVSDEQSQLQSSVNDKEENSIGHQILIGESDFCKTSSLSEGFMEEKSEIIANNSGTVDGNSVGNSDLQCQYKLEACKDEQFDGELADDERSVNKETVSDRLQSFVPESSVRTSDGSSEQTHETLCLSDEGNGEVHVHAETLVRTTELVPEVNSHPMSSVLPSESSEDEQFVFSDLAEFKHHEPDCINKDHPSICTESEEVNGLCNVNSESLDSDKFVEESPAANMENSIERSGIISDPISIFGNHGVVGEKDGLQVESLPIMQSPTAKLDSSNNCPVSHSLDSTSETIRWTSIRKDDSNEIRSDADEEQQSAHESSSREESETSGKLKNIIRSSAVEISFCKHLLYEGMGAEAARQAFDAEKLDNKKFSSLGETVVKNDRLVVRIDGHYFPWDAAAPILLGMVTFGSEKIIEPTGMIPIDRLEKSVEGGPSKAIVTQSRKWRLWPFSLKRSRSRKAAQPGAADTGGSDIGNAADDSVASDDDENFLTPKPVKKMIRAITPTSEQLASLNLKDGMNQITFTFSTAMLGKQQVLFVGFLLEVDARIYLWHWNTHVVISDVDGTITKSDVLGQFMPLVGMDWSQTGVAHLFSAIKENGYQLLFLSARAISQAYLTRQFLANLKQDGKALPDGPIVISPDGLFPSLYREVIRRAPHEFKIACLEEIKALFPSDCNPFYAGFGNRDTDEISYLKVGIPRGKIFIINPKFQVCRVRLL; via the exons ATGTACGCGGTGGGGAGACTAGGCAGCTATATCTCTCGTGGTGTATATTCTGTTTCAGCTCCATTTCATCCTTTTGGTGGTGCAGTAGATATAATAGTAGTGGAACAACCCGATGGGAGCTTCAAATCATCCCCTTGGTATGTTCGATTTGGTAAATTTCAAGGGATTTTAAAGACAAGGGAGAAGGTGGTTACCATCTGTGTTAATGGCATCGAAGCCAATTTCCACATGTTTCTTGATCATACAGGGGAAGCATACTTTCTCAGGGAGGTTGATGGTGACGAAGAGGAATCTGAAGCTGTTTCATTTCCTTTTCCTTCAGGATATGAAACAGATGAACCTTCCTCTGCTTATAGGAGGCCACTGAAGTCCAAAAGTTGCAACTTCGGTGGTGATAAGTTGAATTCCATGGATCAAATTGATGTGAACAACATGAAAATTGTTGCCAGGACGACTTCCCAACAATCAGAGATATTTGGTCATGTTTTCGGACTGGGATCAGAAAAGGAGGATGATTACAGGGAGGATGGCGGTGGTGTAATGAGATTGGAATCATTGGAGCGTGCTGAGATTGCTGCTGGCCTGTTGGAGATGAAGTGGTCCACTAATATCGTCTCTGACAGTTCAAATGGCAATGCTTCCCCATTTTCTTCTACAAATGATGCACTGGATGATAAAGAGTTTGAAGAAGATACACAGGTTAGTGATGAACAAAGCCAACTTCAATCTTCTGTGAATGATAAGGAGGAAAATAGTATAGGTCATCAGATATTAATAGGGGAATCTGACTTCTGCAAAACCtcttcactaagtgaaggttttATGGAAGAAAAATCCGAAATAATAGCCAATAATTCAGGAACTGTAGATGGTAATAGTGTTGGGAACTCTGATCTGCAATGTCAATATAAGCTTGAAGCATGTAAGGACGAGCAGTTTGATGGAGAACTGGCTGATGATGAAAGGAGTGTCAATAAGGAGACTGTTTCAGACAGGCTTCAGTCTTTTGTTCCAGAGAGCTCGGTTAGAACATCGGATGGTTCCAGTGAACAAACTCATGAAACACTGTGCCTTTCTGATGAAGGAAATGGGGAAGTACACGTTCATGCTGAAACACTGGTAAGAACAACTGAGCTAGTACCAGAGGTGAACTCTCATCCAATGAGCAGTGTTCTACCATCAGAGAGTTCTGAAGATGAACAATTCGTTTTCAGCGACCTTGCAGAATTCAAACACCATGAACCAGATTGCATAAATAAAGATCATCCTTCAATTTGTACCGAAAGTGAAGAAGTAAATGGTTTGTGTAATGTGAATAGTGAGTCATTAGATTCTGACAAGTTTGTTGAGGAGAGTCCAGCAGCTAATATGGAGAATTCCATAGAAAGGTCAGGGATTATCTCTGATCCTATTAGTATTTTTGGAAATCATGGAGTAGTTGGTGAAAAAGATGGGTTGCAAGTGGAATCACTTCCTATTATGCAGTCTCCTACTGCCAAACTTGATTCAAGTAACAACTGCCCAGTAAGCCATTCTTTAGACTCGACTTCTGAAACCATTAGGTGGACATCGATCAGGAAGGATGATTCAAACGAGATAAGGTCCGATGCAGATGAGGAACAGCAATCGGCACATGAAAGCTCTAGTAGAGAGGAGAGTGAGACTTCGGGGAAGCTGAAAAATATTATTCGCAGTTCTGCTGTTG AGATATCTTTTTGCAAGCACTTGTTATATGAAGGGATGGGTGCTGAAGCAGCTCGTCAAGCTTTTGATGCTGAAAAACTGGATAACAAGAAATTTAGTTCTTTAGGTGAAACTGTTGTAAAGAATGATAGGCTTGTTGTTCGAATTGATGGCCATTACTTTCCATGGGATGCAGCAGCACCTATTCTTTTAGGAATGGTTACATTTGGAAGTGAAAAAATAATTGAACCCACAGGCATGATACCTATTGACAGACTGGAGAAATCCGTTGAAGGGGGTCCATCAAAAGCCATAGTCACCCAGAGTAGAAAGTGGAGGCTTTGGCCTTTTTCTTTGAAAAGATCAAGATCTAGGAAGGCTGCGCAGCCGGGTGCAGCAGATACCGGAGGCTCAGATATTGGGAATGCTGCTGATGATTCTGTTGCTAGTGATGATGATGAGAATTTTCTTACACCCAAGCCAGTGAAGAAGATGATCAGGGCAATCACCCCAACCTCTGAACAACTAGCATCATTGAATCTAAAAGATGGAATGAATCAGATAACCTTTACATTTTCGACTGCTATGTTAGGGAAACAGCAGGTTCTTTTTGTTGGATTCTTACTTGAA GTTGATGCCAGAATCTATTTGTGGCACTGGAACACTCATGTAGTAATCTCAGATGTTGATGGGACAATTACAAA ATCAGATGTCCTAGGCCAGTTCATGCCGTTGGTTGGGATGGATTGGTCACAAACAGGTGTTGCACATTTATTTTCAGCTATTAAG GAAAATGGGTATCAGTTGCTTTTCCTTAGTGCACGTGCTATATCGCAGGCATATCTCACTAGACAATTTTTAGCGAATCTTAAGCAG GATGGTAAGGCATTACCAGATGGGCCGATTGTTATTTCTCCTGATGGCCTTTTTCCATCCCTGTATAGAGAAG TTATTAGAAGAGCTCCTCATGAGTTCAAGATTGCATGCTTAGAG GAAATAAAGGCGTTGTTTCCATCTGATTGCAACCCATTCTATGCTGGTTTTGGGAATAGAGACACCGATGAAATTAGCTATCTTAAGGTTGGAATCCCGAGAGGAAAAATCTTCATTATTAATCCAAAG TTTCAAGTTTGCAGGGTGAGGTTGTTGTGA